A section of the Clostridium felsineum DSM 794 genome encodes:
- a CDS encoding flippase — MKKVNKVVKNFFSLLFSNFLGQILAFIATVYIARYFGPNNFGVINFSNAVIMYFTALASFGLQTFGIIEIAKSKKNNNYSINLIMSLRIFLAIISYVLIVIFVIIIRKSELYKLSILFYGLTIFPTAICVDWIFNANEEMQYNSRSIIIKNILYSIAVIVSILIFKIKNVYYLALFMFMATLISSLYLIILIKKLYKIKFKFTINLKEYKKLILASWPFFFSGIFATINSNIATLMLGFMRTDYEIGIYNSVYKIVNVFIMIAGLFFTPIYPLLIKYYNSEVKYKLNDLINNLRKIIYIISVPLIFIAFIMKREVINTIYGNKYSGAYSIFTILIIYVALLYVREIYGYALSAWELQKKYMNIVLVSSLYNIVSNFIFIGKFGIEAAAINTLISEVLNLILMFKVTNSQISIKYNNSFILKVIISSIIMSFTIILFKIITVNAIVLSIIGTLSYFVSLFIFKVITIKEIKNLLLERKE; from the coding sequence ATGAAAAAGGTAAATAAAGTAGTTAAAAATTTTTTCTCACTTTTGTTTTCTAATTTTTTGGGACAAATATTAGCATTTATTGCAACTGTTTATATAGCAAGATATTTTGGACCAAACAATTTTGGAGTAATAAATTTTTCTAATGCTGTGATAATGTATTTTACAGCTTTAGCTAGTTTTGGGTTGCAAACTTTTGGAATTATAGAGATTGCAAAATCAAAAAAAAATAATAATTATAGTATAAATTTAATAATGAGTCTGAGAATTTTTCTTGCAATTATATCGTACGTTTTAATTGTAATATTTGTTATTATTATACGTAAAAGCGAATTATATAAATTAAGCATACTATTTTATGGTTTGACAATTTTTCCAACAGCTATTTGTGTTGATTGGATTTTTAATGCTAATGAAGAGATGCAATATAACTCTAGGTCTATAATAATAAAAAATATTTTATATTCAATAGCAGTTATCGTATCAATATTAATCTTTAAAATTAAGAATGTATATTATTTAGCTTTATTTATGTTTATGGCGACTTTAATTAGTAGTTTATACCTTATTATATTAATTAAAAAATTATATAAAATTAAGTTTAAATTTACAATTAACTTAAAAGAATATAAAAAATTAATTTTAGCATCATGGCCATTTTTCTTTTCTGGTATTTTTGCTACAATAAATTCTAATATAGCAACTCTTATGTTGGGATTTATGAGAACTGATTATGAAATAGGCATTTATAATTCTGTTTATAAGATAGTTAATGTTTTTATAATGATAGCCGGACTTTTTTTTACCCCAATCTATCCTTTGTTAATTAAGTATTACAATTCAGAAGTAAAATATAAATTAAATGATCTTATTAATAATTTAAGGAAAATAATATATATAATCTCTGTGCCATTAATATTTATAGCATTTATAATGAAACGAGAAGTTATAAATACAATTTATGGTAATAAATATTCGGGAGCATATAGCATATTTACTATTTTAATTATATATGTTGCTTTATTATATGTGAGAGAAATATATGGATATGCATTAAGTGCATGGGAACTTCAAAAAAAATACATGAATATAGTACTAGTTTCATCTTTGTATAATATAGTTTCTAATTTCATTTTTATTGGTAAATTTGGGATAGAGGCAGCTGCAATAAATACTTTAATTAGTGAGGTACTTAATCTTATTTTAATGTTTAAAGTAACCAATTCACAAATTTCTATAAAATATAATAATTCTTTTATTTTAAAAGTTATTATATCTTCAATTATAATGAGCTTTACAATAATATTATTTAAGATTATAACAGTAAATGCGATAGTGTTATCTATAATTGGTACTTTAAGTTACTTTGTTTCTTTATTTATATTTAAGGTTATAACAATTAAAGAAATAAAAAATCTTTTACTAGAAAGGAAAGAATGA